The following nucleotide sequence is from Komagataeibacter medellinensis NBRC 3288.
GCCTATGGCGCGGCGTGTTCGGAAGTGGTGGTGGACCTGCTGACGGGCGAGATGAAGATCGAGCGTGTCGATATCCTGCATGATGCGGGCGAGTCGTTGAACCCGGTGCTCGATATCGGCCAGATCGAGGGCGGGTTCGTGCAGGGGGCGGGCTGGCTGACATGTGAGGAACTGGTGTGGGACAGTGCCGGCCGCCTGCGCACCCACGCCCCCAGTACCTACAAGATCCCTGCCTGCTCTGACCGTCCACGCATATTCAATGTGAACCTGCTGGAAAACGCACCGAACCGCGAGCACACCATCTTTCGCTCCAAGGCGGTGGGAGAGCCGCCTTTCGTTCACGGGGTCTCGGTGCTGCAGGCCATATCGGATGCGCTGGCCAGCCTTGATGGCTACCGCACCTGCCCCCGGCTGGACGCACCAGCCACGCCGGAGATGATCCTGCGCACGGTGGAACGTATGCGCCACGGCCCGCCACCTGCCGCCTGAACCATGGACATGCAGATGCGGGCGGATCTGGTGCGCTGGCGGCTGGAAGGGCAGGCCGTGGCACGGATCAGCGTATCCGGCGCGCGTGGTTCCACCCCGCGTGAGGCCGGGACGTTCATGCTGCTGACGCAGGCCCAGCAGTCGGGCACGATTGGCGGCGGAGATCTGGAATGGAACGCGATCCACCACGCCCGCGCCCTGCTGCGCGGCGGCGGCGCGCGCGTGGAGCAGCGCATCAGCCTTGGTGGTAATTCGGGCCAGTGCTGCGGGGGGGAAGTCGTGCTTGTGCTTGATGTGCCTTGTGCTGATGAACTGGACCGGATACTGGCCCGGCTTGAAGACATGCGCCGCCACCAGCCGCTGCTTTTGCTGTTTGGTGCGGGGCATGTCGGCCGCGCGCTGGCCCATGTGCTGGCCCCCCTGCCGCTGCGGCTGGCATGGTCTGATTCACGCCCGCATGAATTCGGTGCCGTTATTCCCCATGGCGTTATGGTGTATGATGATGGAGACTGGGAGCAGCTGGTAGCCAGTGCACCACCCAACTCCGGCGCACTGGTGCTGACCCAGAGCCATGCGCTCGATAGCCTGATCGTGGCGTCCATTCTTGAACGGGGCGATTTCCGTTATGTCGGGCTGATCGGCTCGGCCACCAAACGCCGGCGGTTCGAGGCTGGATTTCGCCACATCGGCCTGTCGGAGGCGCGTATCGCCACCATGGTCTGCCCGATAGGCGACCAGGGCGTGCGCGACAAGCGTCCCGCCGTGATCGCGGCACTGGTGGCGGCGGAAATTGTGACCCGTTTCCTGCACCCGGTGCAGGCGGAAGGCACTGGATAAGGAGATGACACACGCTCATGAATGATCCGCTTTCCCGCACCCCGCGCATGATGCGCCTGCATGCGCGTGGCATTTCGTATTTCAATGCCGTGCGGGAATGCCGCTCCATCCGCGAGGCGGCGCGCAGGCTCAATGTCACGCCCTCCGCCCTGACCCGGCAGCTTGCACAGATGGAGGCCGAGATCGGTGCCCCCCTGTTCGACCGCCTGCCCGAGGGCATGGTGCTGACGGAGGTGGGCACCATCATGGCCCGTCATATCGTGACCGTAATGCAGGATGCCGCCCGGACGGAGGAGCAGATCAACGCCCTGTCCGGTCGCCATGACGGGCGGCTGCGCATCATGGCGGTGGAGGGGATCGCGGGGCAGTTGATGCCTGCCCTGCTGGAGCGGATACTGAGTGCCTTTCCCACTGTTGAACTGCATGTGGAGGTAGGCGCGCCCAAGACCATCGTCTCCGCCCTGCAGGATGGGCGGGTGGATCTGGGCATTGCTTTTTCGCTTGCACTCTATCCCGAACTGCGGCGGGTGGCGGTGGCGCATTTTCCCGTCGGTGCGATCGTGCGGCCCGACCATCCACTTGCAGGTCTGCGCACGGTCACGGTGGAGGAATGCATGTCCTACCGCCTGATCCTGCCCACGCGCACGCTCTCGCTCTACCGGGTGATGGAACCGATGCTGCGCCCGTGGCAGGACCGGCTGAAGGTGGTGCTGCATACCGGGTCGATCGAACTGACCAACCGCATGGTGCAGGCGGGGGCAGGGCTTGCCTTCCAGTCCCCGCTGGCGCTGGAGGTCCGGCCCGGGCA
It contains:
- the xdhC gene encoding xanthine dehydrogenase accessory protein XdhC — encoded protein: MDMQMRADLVRWRLEGQAVARISVSGARGSTPREAGTFMLLTQAQQSGTIGGGDLEWNAIHHARALLRGGGARVEQRISLGGNSGQCCGGEVVLVLDVPCADELDRILARLEDMRRHQPLLLLFGAGHVGRALAHVLAPLPLRLAWSDSRPHEFGAVIPHGVMVYDDGDWEQLVASAPPNSGALVLTQSHALDSLIVASILERGDFRYVGLIGSATKRRRFEAGFRHIGLSEARIATMVCPIGDQGVRDKRPAVIAALVAAEIVTRFLHPVQAEGTG
- a CDS encoding LysR family transcriptional regulator, with translation MNDPLSRTPRMMRLHARGISYFNAVRECRSIREAARRLNVTPSALTRQLAQMEAEIGAPLFDRLPEGMVLTEVGTIMARHIVTVMQDAARTEEQINALSGRHDGRLRIMAVEGIAGQLMPALLERILSAFPTVELHVEVGAPKTIVSALQDGRVDLGIAFSLALYPELRRVAVAHFPVGAIVRPDHPLAGLRTVTVEECMSYRLILPTRTLSLYRVMEPMLRPWQDRLKVVLHTGSIELTNRMVQAGAGLAFQSPLALEVRPGQERLCHVPLRDTRAVTDLGAYVRESRWLPPLLETVIEELRQELRRVQGVGDEKVV